Within Dysgonomonas sp. HDW5A, the genomic segment TTTTACGGAACTCCAGTATTTGATTTATAAGATTCAAGAGACGTGCGGCACTCTTGTAAATGACCGATATCTTCGACGAATGTTTTTCGGATAAACTTACATCATTAAGCAGGTCTTCCAAAGGACCCAGAATTAATGTCAAAGGCGTTCGTAATTCGTGGGTTATATTGGTAAAAAAACGTAATCTTTCGTTGTTTAACTCCTGCTCCTGAATATGATTCCTTTTTTCTAGAATAAGCGAGTTTTCAAGATTCAGCTTTCGTTTATAAAATTTTAGAATCAAGAATAGAATGGCTAGAATGATAATGAAATAAATACATTTAGCCCACCAGGTTAACCAAAAAGGAGGGTTGATCACAATTTTCAGAGTAGTTATATTATCTGACCATTCCTGATTTTTGAGCCTCGATTTAATAAGAAGCTGGTAGGTTCCGGGTGGAATATTACGAAAGGTTATGGTATTATTACCTTGTATATTATACCACAAATTATCTAAACCTTTGAGCATATAGGTATAATCAACTAATTGTGTAAGAGAGTAGTCAAGAACATTGAAAGTGATTGTAAATGTGTTTTGATTGTACTTTAGTTCTATATTCGGATTGACAGGTACATCAATTTCATTATTCGACCATTTTATCTGATCGTTATAAATTTTGAAACTTGTAATTACAGTTGGAGGAAGGCTTATCTGAGAGGGGATCGATGAGGGTTCGAAATAACAAACTCCGTTTTGTGATCCGAAATATATTCTTCCCTTAGAATCTTTTGTAACCGATCCGCTCATAAAGTCACCCAGAGGTACCCCGTCATGGTGATTGTAATTATAGAATTTCCCTTCTTCGGATATATACCTGCTGATGATTCCTCCATTAGAACTAATCCATATATTACCCTTATAATCTTCGGTAATTGCTCTTATATGTGTGTTTAAAAGCCCGCTTGTCTCATTAAATGTAACATAGGCTGTGTCAGTCGGATTATTGAAGCAGACGAGACCGTCTCCGGTACCAACCCACATCCTATCTTTTGTATCTTTATAAATGTACTCTATTGTATTCGAGGGGAAGTTTTTATAAGTAGTATAAGTTCTGACAAGTTTTAAATCGTTATCGAGAATAGCCAAGCCTTCACCGAAAAAACCAACCCAAATCTGCCCGTTATTATCTTTTGAAACTGCACGAACCAGATTATTGGGTAATCCTGAATTTTCGGAACTGTATAACTGACTCTGGTTTGTTTCTATATTGTAATGGAATAAGCCATTTGCACAGCCTATCCACATATTCTTGTCGTTGTCTTCGTAGAAACATCTTACATCAGCATTTTTTCCTTCGATCAAAAGATGCTCAAAAGTTTTGCTTGCCGCATTAAAGAGATTAATTCCCCCTCTGAATGTCCCGAACCATAGATTGTTATTTGAGGCTCGTGTTGCAGCTAAAATTGCATTATCCGATATTTTAGTTTTTTCCTGATCTACAATGGCAACTTTTTTTCCGTTTTCGAAAATATTTATTCCGCCACCATCTGTTCCAACCCACACGTTATCATCTTTGTCCGCACAAATACCCCATGCAATAGGATTGTTCAATGTATTATCCAAATTGGGTATCGGAGAATATACCCATGTCTTAAAGAAAGGAGGACGATGGCTTATAAAATTAACTCCTCCGCCATATGTCGCAATCCATATATTATTGAAGGAGTCCTGAAAAACACTTCTTACAGTCGAATTAGAAAGTCCGCGATTATCATCACTATATATAATATTCTCAAATGAAACATTTTCAGGAGAAAGAAACATACTTTGCCGGAAATCAAGAATGCTTATTCCTCCTTTTTCAGTTCCTATCCAGAGCCTGCCATCATCCAGTTGATTTATATTGAATATATAATTTGAGATAAGAGAAGATTTGCTTCTCGAGTCATTCCTGAAAGCGATAAAAGATTCTTTATCTGGATTATACAAGGCTAATCCATTGTTGGTTCCGATCCATACATTGTCATTCTTATCAACAAAGATAGCTCTGACTTCATTCCCCGGCAGGCTTTCACGATCATTGGGGTCATATTTAAAATTCTTTATTTTTTTATCTTTTAAAGAGAGTATACTTAATCCCGAATTGACATGACCAATGTATAAGAATCCTTTGTTATCTTCATTAACAGTCCACACATTATCATTGACCATTCCCTCAATAGTAGAGCTATTGTAATGAATAATCGTTTTGTCCTTTTTATTGAAGTATTCCACTCCCCTGTAATAAGTAGACAACCAGAGATTCTTATCCCGAGAGTTCGTTATATCCGTAATATCATTGGTTATAATACCCGAAGGATTCTCGCGGTTGTGCTTATAATGAACAAATGTTTCGGTATCGCAATCGAACATATTCAACCCTTCACGCTGGGTAGCCACCCACACTACATTATCATATTTATCGGCATACACTTTATTTAGTTCGTTGCCACTGATTGTGTTTAATTCGTCTGCATTATTTTTCTTATAGACTTTAAATTTATTGCCATCGAATCTATTGAGTCCCGACTCTGTTGCAAACCATAGAAAGCCTTTCTTATCCTGAGTAATGCTCACTATATAGTTACTCGAAATACCCTGTTCGATATCAAGTTTTTTGATAGTGTAATGCTGAGCCTTTACAGGAAAAAAAATACAAGAAAGAATTAAGATTAAACAAGGAAGCGATTTCATGGATCAGACTGATTAAGTAAAGGTAATATTCAATAAAACATTTAAAGAGGTGAACTATCTATTGTTATTTTGCTTACCAAAGCAATACATAATTCTGCGAATTTAAAGAGTAAAATCAAAAATAATAATAATTCAAGCAAATAGAGGTGAAAATCTGTCATTGACCGATTCGAGCTTTATTAATGAACAATCTGTATCTCCTGCCTGAGGTCTTACATCCATATATTTGCCTATTGCTGATAAAGCCTTAAAAACCATAAATAAATTTAAAATCTAATTTCATGAAAGCAAAGAACTTCTTTTACTTCTTGCTGATCCTTTTTTCTCTGAACGGATGTAGCGATGATGATAATGATTATGTAGATGTTGACGGATTGGCTCCGACCATTACCCTGAATTCATCAAACATAAAAACTGAACCCGGACGCGAGCTTATAATCAAAGCCAAGATTGAAGACAAGGATGGGCTTCGTTCCATACAACTGAAAAATACAGACTTCAATCTGAATAAAGTGATCGACCTCACCTTAGATAGTATTGTCTACTCTTTTGATCTCAATTATAAATATAAGATTGCAAAAAATCTCGAAGGCGATAATTTCCCTATAGAGATAATAGCAACAGATTTGGGCGGACGTGTTTTCCAGGAAAAGATAATGGTAACAATGGATGGCGATTTTACAAATCCCGTATTCACGGTTGCTCCCGATGAAGCACTAACCGTACTCATTAAAACCCAGACACGTTTGAATGTTAAATTTACAGTGGAAGACGATAAGGCTTTAAGTATCGTAAAAATTGAGATCCCCGAAATATCTTATTCAAGAGAAATCACAACCTTTACAAATTCGGGTAAGACTCTTGAGTTTAATGAGCCTATTACATTGCCTTCAAATTCGGCTACTTACAAACTTTCTATAACTGCTGTAGATAAAGCCGGATTGGAAATAAAAAAGAATAGCACGATAACCGTTTCGGAGATGCCCGATTTTGCAAAAATGTATCTGACAGATGTTACAGATGCGGCACAATTAAACAGCGATGTTTTCGGAATTCCGATGCTTGTAGAGCGTACCGGTGCATATACATACAAAGCACGATATTATTCGGAAGCAGCAGGAACAAAAGTTCGCTTCATTCCTCAAAAAACTGATTTCAGCCCTATCTGTTTTGGTATAGATCCGAATGACAATAAAGTATTAACAGATGATCCGGATATTTCTCTTCCTATTGTGCTTCCTGCAAAAGGTTATTATGAAATAAACTTTAATATAAAGACCGGAACATATACTTTTGCATCCTATATTCCGACCGATGCTCCTATTGCAATCGGTAGCCCTATGTTATTGAATGCTACAGATCCTGCTGCAGGTTCTATACCTTTGCGAATTGGACTTGTTGGTGGTGGAATACCCAATGCAGGTAGTTGGAATACAGCTGAACCTCTTATTCTTAATCAAAATAGTGAAAATAAATATCTGTTTTCTGTTGAAATGAATCTGACTGCAGGCACTGAAATTGAGTTTATCATACAAACACAACATTCATGGGGTTGGTGGCCCGAACCTTACTGGCGTTGGGACAGAGGAGAAGATCCTGAATTGAATGTTGCTAATGGAGGAGAGAATCCCGCAAAATGGCAAATAAAGAAATCGGGTAAATATATATTCAAATTTGACAGTCATTTGAAACGCTCTAAGTTTTATCCGATTGACTAAGGTCTCAGACCTTTTATTGTCCACACAAGTATAACTACGACTGTTAGTTATAATTTCGAAATGTGACATTAAATACAATCAACAGCTTAATACCTAATATTATAAATAAAATACTCATGAAAAAATATTTAATTTTTCTATTGTTGACTTTGCCTATATGCCTCTTGGCTCAAAACAAAGCAACTCTTACCGGAAAAGTAACTTCGGCTACCGACAAAGAACCTCTAATCGGAGTAACAGTTGTCGAAAAAGGGACGACTAATGGAACGGTAACAGACTTGGATGGAAATTATAACTTACCCAATGTCTCTGACAATAGTACGATTGTATTTTCTATGATCGGCCTTGCTACCCAAGAAATAAAAAAGAATCAAAGTAGCGTGATAAATGTCATGATGAAAGATGACACGAAGCTACTTGATGATGTAGTCGTAATTGGTTACGGGGTTGTAAAGAAGAGCGATCTTACCAGCTCTATCACAACGGTGAAAGGCGATGATTTGAAAAGTATGACAGCCGGAAATGCCCTATTCTCGATGCAGGGTAAAGCAAACGGAGTACAAATTACAGCAGCAGGTGATCCGGGAGCCGTACCCCGTGTTATTATCCGAGGAGTAACCAGTATAAATGGTTCAGATCCGCTATATGTGGTTGATGGAGTTCCAATTTCGGGCAACATTAACTTCTTAAATCAGGATGATATCGAAAGTATTGAGGTTTTGAAAGATGCTTCCTCGTCTGCTATATATGGAACACGGGGTTCTAACGGGGTTATTATGGTTACTACCAAAAAAGGTTCTGCGGGAAAAACCACTTTCCAGTTCAATGCATCTGCGGGTTTTCAAACTCTGACTAAACCAAGTTTAGCAAACGCTTCAGTATACGAGAAAGTATTTAAAGAGCGCTATACAAATGATGGAAACACACCGGTGTGGAATACTCCTGCAGATAGTAATATAAGTACCGATTGGTGGGATCAGACAATTAATAAGTTCAGCTATACACAATCGTATAACCTAAGTTTTCAAGGAGGAGATTCGAAGTTTACTTATAGTGGTAGCTTGGGTTATTTTCGTCAAAACTCGCAATATGATGTGGGCTATTGGGAGCGTATCACAGGGCGTTTAAACACCGAGTATAAATTTAATAATATAGTAAAAGCCGGTGTTGACTTTGCTCCGCGTTATGAGAATTGGGACGATACTCCCGACTTATTCAGTGCAGTTATGCGTATGGATCCTACAACACCTGTACTCAGGGCGAAAGAAGATTGGACATCCAATCCTTTGGATAATTTTGCACGTTCTTACAATAATCAGGTATGGAATCCTGTGGCAAGTGTGGCTCGTATGAATAAACATACCAATGAGTATGGTTTGATAACCAATCCATATATTAGCCTTGAACCCATAAAAGGCTTAATTGCCCGTACTCAATTTAGTGTAAATGCCCATTTCAGAATGAATGATAACTTTTCCCCCAAATTTTTCATCGATAATCTTGAAAAGGCTGATCTGAATAAGATAGAAAGAAAGGCTAATAACTGGGTAGACTGGAACTGGACAAATACCCTGAATTATATGAAAACCTTGAATGAGAAGCACAATCTGAATCTTATGGCAGGTTTCACCATGGAACAGTTTGCCGAGTATAATCTGATGGCATCGCGAGAAGGAGTACCCAGTAATTATTCGGACTTACAATATATAAATGCAGGGACATTGAATCCTCAAAATGGAGGAACCAATATCTATAAATCGCTGATGTCGTATCTGGGTCGTGTGATGTATAACTACGATAACCGTTACTATATCACTGCATCTGTACGTGTGGACGGATCTTCGATGTTTCCCGAAGGAAATAAATATGCAACCTTCCCCGCTGTATCTATGGCTTGGAGACTTTCGGAGGAAGGGTTTATGAAAGATCAAAGTTTTATTTCGAACCTCAAAATACGTGCAGGATGGGGAAAAGTTGGTAATCAGGCCATCGACCCGAATGCCTATTTAAACCTGATTGGTGGAGCCGATTATGTATTCGGGCCCAATGGAGACCGCTACGTTGGTACAGCGGTTAGTAGTATTGGTAATAAACTGTTGAAATGGGAGACAGTTGAAGATTATAACCTAGGTGTTGATGTAAGTATTCTTAATAATCGCTTAGATATAACAGCTGATGTATTCCGAAAGAAATCTTCAGACATGTTGATGAAGAAGCAAAATCTATCCATATTAGGTTATCCGATGTGGGCAGGAGAAATGTGGACGAATATAGGAGCCATGAAAGCTCAAGGATGGGAATTCTCTGTGAATTGGAAAGATAGAGTTAATAAGTTCAATTACGAGGTAGGTCTAAATTTGTCCGGAGTAAAAAATACTGCCGAAACACTTGTTGCTAATACTCCGATCTTGCGAGGTGGATTTTTCAATGATTATATTATAAAAAATGAAGAAGGCGGAGAAATCAGCCGTTTCTATGGATATGTAGCAGATGGAATATTCCAAAATCAGACAGAAATAAATAGCCACACCAGCAACAGTGGAAGCTTGCTGCAACCCGATGCTGTACCCGGAGATATCCGCTTCAAAGACTTAAACAATGATGGTATTTTGGATGATAAAGACAAGAAATACATCGGGAAAGCATTTCCTGACTTAATGGTTGGATTAAACCTCCGATTGTCTTATAAAGATTTCGATTTAATATCAAATTTTTACGGAACTATAGGTAACGATATCTACAATAGTGCCATGGGTGGATTCTATGCAGGTACCGAAGGTCAGAATGTATACTCCGATGCTTATGACAAAGCATGGAGAGGTGAGGGTACCAGTAATTTCTATCCTCGTTTATCGGTAAATGATAAGAATTTGAACTTCCGTCGTGTATCGTCCTTTTTTGTTGAAGACGGTTCTTATTTCCGATGCAGACTATTGCAATTAGGATATACTTTGCCTAAAGACATTACCAAAGGCGTTGGTGTACGAGTGTCGGCATCGGCTCAAAATCTGTTCACTATTACCAATTATTCAGGAATGGACCCCGAACGTGCAGCTATGGGTAATGTGCTTGAGTCGGGTATCGACAATCTGGGATATCCTAATCCCCGTACATTTTTAATCGGTGTTAATGTTAACTTTTAATTGACAGGAAAAATGAAAAAGATATTTAAAATATTTCTAGGTAGTGCATTTATACTACTATTAAATAGTTGCTCCGATTTTTTAGATCGTCCTGTATTGGGAACCGAAAATCTGGATACCTATTTCCAAAATGAAGAAGAATGTTTGAAACAAGTGGCAGGATGTTATCAGTCGATCTTTTGGGACGATTGGTGGCAGGTATCTGTTTTCTACATCGGAACCGATATGGCGACAGATGACATGTGGATGGGAAATACAACTCAATCGCAAAGTGATTGGATACGAATGTCTCATTATGGTAATCCAAAACAAGATGGACCGCTTTCAAATTATTGGCAATACCGTTACAAAGGAATTTTAAGGTGTAATATAGTAATCGCTAAAGTACCCAATGCACCTATCACAAATGAAAATCTACGGAAAAGAATGATTGCGGAAGCTAAATTTCTGCGTGCATTTCAATACTTCGAATTAGTGAAAAATTTTGGTGGAGTACCGGTTATACTTGAGATGAAATTACCCGAAGAAATTTTGGGAATTAATCGTAAATCAACAGAGGAGACCTATGCTCAGATAGAGCAGGACTTAAAGGATGCGATTACTGATCTACCAAAGAGAAGCGAATATTCATCGGTAAACTTAGGGCGTGCAACTAAAGGAGCGGCAATGGGTTACTTAGGTAAGATATATCTCTATCAAGGTAAATTTGCAGAGGCTGAAAAGGTGCTTAAAGACTTGATCGATTCGAATGAATACGATCTGTGTACTAACTTTAAAGATGTATGGTCTATTGAGAATAACAACAGTATCGAATCGCTATTCGAAGTACAATATAGTTCCGATATAAGTTACAATCTGGGAGGACGTCTTCCTGTATTTACAGGATCTCGTGATGACACAGGATGGTCTTGGGGATTACCTACCAGCAACTTAGAAAAAGCCTTTATGGATGCCGGAGATACTGAACGACTTAAATGGACAATTGTAAAGAATGGTGATGATGTTCCCGGAGACGATACGCCTGAAGCTAAAAATTATTTGATAACTCCCGACAAGCATAAGTCGGCACGTATCAACAGAAAGTTCTATATTCCTCATAACTTACGTCCTACACCTTATGATGCAAACCATAACAATTTGAATCATAGACTTCTTCGTTATGCAGACGTTTTGCTTATGTATGCAGAGGCAGCCAATCAAAATGGTAACGATTCTGAAGCTCGTAAGGCATTGAAAAGAGTACGTGACCGTGTGGGTTTATCGGATGTTACATCTTCAGGAAAAACTCTACGGGATGCAATCAGATTGGAGAGAAGATTAGAACTCGCACTCGAACACCAACGTTTATACGACCTACGCCGTTGGAATGATGATAATGGTAAAAAAGCATTGTGTAATATTATGGGGGAAAACGGAACTTTTGTCCGTTATAATTTGTATGAATCTACAGATCAGTATGAGATTACCAACCAAAAAGAAAATAGCAATAAAGGGATTACTTTCCGTGAAGACAGGGATTTACTTTTCCCTATTCCAAATACCGAAGTTCTTCTTTCAGGAGGTAGTATTGAACAGAATCCCAATTTTTAATTAAAAATCTCTGCTTTTTTGGTAATAAGCACAAGAAAATATTTAATGAAACATTTAAAAAGTATAACTATCTATCGCTGTTTTGCTTACCAAAGCAATAAATAGTTCTGCGAACTTAGTGTATCCTCGATTCTTTGGTTTTCAGAGGGTACACTATTGTTTTCTTTATAAAGTAACAAAACAAGATTATGAAAAAGATAAAATTAATGTCATGCATGTGCGTTGCCATCGCATTGTTTGCGTGCAATGATGATCCGGCATACACAA encodes:
- a CDS encoding TonB-dependent receptor, translating into MKKYLIFLLLTLPICLLAQNKATLTGKVTSATDKEPLIGVTVVEKGTTNGTVTDLDGNYNLPNVSDNSTIVFSMIGLATQEIKKNQSSVINVMMKDDTKLLDDVVVIGYGVVKKSDLTSSITTVKGDDLKSMTAGNALFSMQGKANGVQITAAGDPGAVPRVIIRGVTSINGSDPLYVVDGVPISGNINFLNQDDIESIEVLKDASSSAIYGTRGSNGVIMVTTKKGSAGKTTFQFNASAGFQTLTKPSLANASVYEKVFKERYTNDGNTPVWNTPADSNISTDWWDQTINKFSYTQSYNLSFQGGDSKFTYSGSLGYFRQNSQYDVGYWERITGRLNTEYKFNNIVKAGVDFAPRYENWDDTPDLFSAVMRMDPTTPVLRAKEDWTSNPLDNFARSYNNQVWNPVASVARMNKHTNEYGLITNPYISLEPIKGLIARTQFSVNAHFRMNDNFSPKFFIDNLEKADLNKIERKANNWVDWNWTNTLNYMKTLNEKHNLNLMAGFTMEQFAEYNLMASREGVPSNYSDLQYINAGTLNPQNGGTNIYKSLMSYLGRVMYNYDNRYYITASVRVDGSSMFPEGNKYATFPAVSMAWRLSEEGFMKDQSFISNLKIRAGWGKVGNQAIDPNAYLNLIGGADYVFGPNGDRYVGTAVSSIGNKLLKWETVEDYNLGVDVSILNNRLDITADVFRKKSSDMLMKKQNLSILGYPMWAGEMWTNIGAMKAQGWEFSVNWKDRVNKFNYEVGLNLSGVKNTAETLVANTPILRGGFFNDYIIKNEEGGEISRFYGYVADGIFQNQTEINSHTSNSGSLLQPDAVPGDIRFKDLNNDGILDDKDKKYIGKAFPDLMVGLNLRLSYKDFDLISNFYGTIGNDIYNSAMGGFYAGTEGQNVYSDAYDKAWRGEGTSNFYPRLSVNDKNLNFRRVSSFFVEDGSYFRCRLLQLGYTLPKDITKGVGVRVSASAQNLFTITNYSGMDPERAAMGNVLESGIDNLGYPNPRTFLIGVNVNF
- a CDS encoding RagB/SusD family nutrient uptake outer membrane protein, whose translation is MKKIFKIFLGSAFILLLNSCSDFLDRPVLGTENLDTYFQNEEECLKQVAGCYQSIFWDDWWQVSVFYIGTDMATDDMWMGNTTQSQSDWIRMSHYGNPKQDGPLSNYWQYRYKGILRCNIVIAKVPNAPITNENLRKRMIAEAKFLRAFQYFELVKNFGGVPVILEMKLPEEILGINRKSTEETYAQIEQDLKDAITDLPKRSEYSSVNLGRATKGAAMGYLGKIYLYQGKFAEAEKVLKDLIDSNEYDLCTNFKDVWSIENNNSIESLFEVQYSSDISYNLGGRLPVFTGSRDDTGWSWGLPTSNLEKAFMDAGDTERLKWTIVKNGDDVPGDDTPEAKNYLITPDKHKSARINRKFYIPHNLRPTPYDANHNNLNHRLLRYADVLLMYAEAANQNGNDSEARKALKRVRDRVGLSDVTSSGKTLRDAIRLERRLELALEHQRLYDLRRWNDDNGKKALCNIMGENGTFVRYNLYESTDQYEITNQKENSNKGITFREDRDLLFPIPNTEVLLSGGSIEQNPNF
- a CDS encoding two-component regulator propeller domain-containing protein, with product MKSLPCLILILSCIFFPVKAQHYTIKKLDIEQGISSNYIVSITQDKKGFLWFATESGLNRFDGNKFKVYKKNNADELNTISGNELNKVYADKYDNVVWVATQREGLNMFDCDTETFVHYKHNRENPSGIITNDITDITNSRDKNLWLSTYYRGVEYFNKKDKTIIHYNSSTIEGMVNDNVWTVNEDNKGFLYIGHVNSGLSILSLKDKKIKNFKYDPNDRESLPGNEVRAIFVDKNDNVWIGTNNGLALYNPDKESFIAFRNDSRSKSSLISNYIFNINQLDDGRLWIGTEKGGISILDFRQSMFLSPENVSFENIIYSDDNRGLSNSTVRSVFQDSFNNIWIATYGGGVNFISHRPPFFKTWVYSPIPNLDNTLNNPIAWGICADKDDNVWVGTDGGGINIFENGKKVAIVDQEKTKISDNAILAATRASNNNLWFGTFRGGINLFNAASKTFEHLLIEGKNADVRCFYEDNDKNMWIGCANGLFHYNIETNQSQLYSSENSGLPNNLVRAVSKDNNGQIWVGFFGEGLAILDNDLKLVRTYTTYKNFPSNTIEYIYKDTKDRMWVGTGDGLVCFNNPTDTAYVTFNETSGLLNTHIRAITEDYKGNIWISSNGGIISRYISEEGKFYNYNHHDGVPLGDFMSGSVTKDSKGRIYFGSQNGVCYFEPSSIPSQISLPPTVITSFKIYNDQIKWSNNEIDVPVNPNIELKYNQNTFTITFNVLDYSLTQLVDYTYMLKGLDNLWYNIQGNNTITFRNIPPGTYQLLIKSRLKNQEWSDNITTLKIVINPPFWLTWWAKCIYFIIILAILFLILKFYKRKLNLENSLILEKRNHIQEQELNNERLRFFTNITHELRTPLTLILGPLEDLLNDVSLSEKHSSKISVIYKSAARLLNLINQILEFRKTETQNKKLSVYYGDILPLIQEVGLKYKELNIRNSVTFEIVIETQIQNLYFDPDIITTILENLLSNAFKFTTKGEIKLILRKVKENGTAFTEIEVRDTGRGIPSDAITKIFDRYYQTNDNKQISGTGIGLALVYNLVSIHEGEIFVDSEMKKGTSFRFRINSDNTYPNATHLDTTLQDSTTGIENESANNTDNKQIILVAEDNEDIRKYIKDSLSEQYLVYTATNGKIGLEEAYKHIPDIIISDVMMPEMDGFEMSRLLKADIRTSHIPIILLTAKDSIQDKTLGYNIGVDSYITKPFSAGLLQSRMINLLDTRKKLAELISKNTVKKSATIIDSLNEIDNEFIEKVRSIIEQNIDSDKIDVAFIAEKMNMSHSTLYRKIKALSNISVNEFIRKIRISNAEKLLLSGKYTISEISYMVGINSVTYFRQCFKDEFGMAPSEYIKKILNNESRELPS